The following is a genomic window from Capnocytophaga stomatis.
CACCTTTTTTGACCAACTCATTAGGAATTCTGAAAGTAATTTCACTTCCGTTAGCAGAATTATTTACCGAATGCGTAATGCCACTTCCAGCAGGAATTTCAAAAGGAATACTGGTATCTAAAGTTACGTTTTTGGGGAGAAAGTCTTTGATTTGGTAATCAACGACGTCGTCATTTCCAACGTTTTGAAATTCAAGTCCATAATAAACAGTTGAGCCAAGAGGAATAGTTTTGTTATTCAAAATGTTTCCTGCAGCATCTTCGGCAGTTTTTAACAAATTCATCTTTGGTTCGATGACTTCCACCTCAAAAGCACTGAAAAAGATGTTGTAAAGGTCTCCCGTTGAGTGAGCTCTGAAGGAGGCATCTTCTTGGTCATTTTGTATAATGGAGTTGTCTTTATTTGGAACAGAAAACAGGTCAATATCCCAACCTAAAGTATTGGTTGATGCCGGGCGTCTGTTTGTTATTTGATGTTCACCTTCACTTATCGAACTATTGAAGAAATTATTTGCCAGATTTATGGAATTAAAGAGGTCTTCATAAGAACCATCTGGTTTTAAAATGGATAGCTTGTCCCCTGGAATATCTTTATCTCCTTCAAGAGCCATCACTCCAAAACGAGCATTTACGGGAAGTGGCGAGGGTAGGGTTTTGAATCCGGAAAAGGAAAAATCAACTTTTTCTCCTTTTGTAATTCTGGCGTATCCATCAAAAGTCGTAATGTTTTTGTTGCTTTTGTCGGGGTCTTCGTAAATGATAACAAGTGACCAACCTGCTGATACTCCACCACTAACTTCCCAAGCTTCTGTTGTTTGGGTGGCTTTTACATTTGCCACAACATATTCACCGGTTGGGTTTGTGTTGGAAAGTAATTCTGTAATATCCTTGTAACAAATGTAAGAATCTCTGCCTTGCTGTATGTTTAAAGGATAGCCATCATAAATGAACGTATCAGCTTCTATGTCAATGTAATTCGTTTGAGAAGGAATTTTTATTTTGATATTCCTTCGGTTGGGGTCGTTTTGTAAATATACACCTCCCCAATACAAACCGGCATATTTTATTTTGGAACAGGTAGGATTATCAAAAGTCAATGTAGCAGCACTTGAACTGAAGGTATTTTCATCATTGTCAATATCTACGTATTTCATCGGTAGTAAATCATTCATACCCCAATCATTATTATGATTTTCATTGGCAGGATGTTTGTTTAGTATTTGATTTCCAATCATCCTCAAGCCACCTTTTAGGTTTTCTTTTTGTCGAATTTGAAATGGAATGTGTACTTGTGAAAAAACTCCTACATAAGAAAGAAGTAAAAAAGTAAGAAAAATTAATTTTTTCATTTGAAGTATTATATGATTGCTTTAAAAAGTTGTGCAAAGGTACAAAATATTTACGATATGATAAAAAAGCACAATTTTTCAAAGAGAACTCAATCAAAGTTCTCCTTCCTCAGAAACTCAATCATATTTTTTAAGATGAAGAAAAATTATTTTGAATTGTTTTCCTTTTTCCTGCTCCTTCGCTCATCGATTATTTTACTCAGATTTATCTCAAAGGCAGGAGCTTGATAGTCCAATTCGTCGTTAGCAAAAGCACGATGTAAGATTTCTTCTATCAGTAAATCTTCATTGTTTTCGGCAGGATTGTACTCTGTTTTAAGGGAAATATCATACAGCCAAGCGGTGCTGTTATACATAAAAGCACTCCATCCGTTGCGTAAATCTTTAACCAATTGATAGGCAGTTCTTCCCGTTTGCCGGTGTATAAGTTTTACTAAAATTCGTCCTTGCGAGCGTGAAAGTTTCTTGAGTTCGGCTGTGAATCGGTCTTCAATGTACTTTTGCATTCGCTTGGTATATAGTTTTTTAGCTCGTTTGTTACGCATTGTATCCATCGTTTGCTCCATAATTTCCAAACGGTCAGCGGCAAGCTTGGCATAAGGATAAACTTTTTTAACTCGGCTACGCAAAATCAGATATTGCTTGCGAGCTTCCTCACTGACAAACTTCCGTTCCTTTCCAAACACAACAACTTCAGGAAGCCGAATTGTATCAATGAACTGAAAATTCTCACCTTGATAAAGAGTATCGGTTTGAGCGAAAGCAAGAGAGCAACAAATGATTGTAAAAAAAGTCAAAAAAAGTGATTTCATCCAAAAAGCTTAATTTTTCCGAAAACAAAAGTACAAACTAAAATATAAG
Proteins encoded in this region:
- a CDS encoding DUF4294 domain-containing protein, with protein sequence MKSLFLTFFTIICCSLAFAQTDTLYQGENFQFIDTIRLPEVVVFGKERKFVSEEARKQYLILRSRVKKVYPYAKLAADRLEIMEQTMDTMRNKRAKKLYTKRMQKYIEDRFTAELKKLSRSQGRILVKLIHRQTGRTAYQLVKDLRNGWSAFMYNSTAWLYDISLKTEYNPAENNEDLLIEEILHRAFANDELDYQAPAFEINLSKIIDERRSRKKENNSK